The Amycolatopsis sp. DG1A-15b genome window below encodes:
- a CDS encoding 3-hydroxybutyryl-CoA dehydrogenase produces MVSRVGVVGAGLMGSGIAEVHARSGLDVVITEVNQPALDAGRARIEKSLQRGVKSGKLTTEDADAALARLRFTTDIAEFADRDLVIEAILEQEQAKIDVFRQLDKIVEAEDALFASNTSSIPIMKLGMATSRPQQVVGIHFFNPVPVLPLVELVPSLLTSEETARRAEDHATTALGKTVIRSQDRAGFIVNSLLVPYLLSAIRMIESGFASAEDIDRGMELGTAHPMGPLRLSDLIGLDTVKAIADSMYAEFKEPLYSSPPLLLRMVDAGLLGKKTGRGFYSYG; encoded by the coding sequence GTGGTAAGTCGGGTTGGAGTCGTCGGGGCGGGCCTCATGGGGTCCGGTATCGCCGAGGTGCACGCACGGTCCGGGTTGGACGTCGTGATCACCGAGGTGAACCAGCCGGCGCTCGACGCGGGCAGGGCACGCATCGAGAAGTCGCTGCAACGCGGCGTCAAGAGCGGCAAGCTGACCACCGAGGACGCCGACGCGGCGCTCGCCAGGCTCCGGTTCACCACGGACATCGCCGAGTTCGCCGACCGCGACCTGGTCATCGAGGCGATCCTCGAGCAGGAGCAGGCGAAGATCGACGTCTTCCGCCAGCTGGACAAGATCGTCGAGGCCGAGGACGCGCTGTTCGCGTCCAACACGTCGTCGATCCCGATCATGAAGCTGGGCATGGCGACGAGCCGGCCGCAGCAGGTGGTCGGCATCCACTTCTTCAACCCGGTGCCGGTGCTGCCGCTGGTGGAGCTGGTGCCCTCGCTGCTGACCAGCGAGGAGACCGCCCGCCGCGCGGAAGACCACGCGACGACGGCGCTGGGCAAGACCGTGATCCGCTCGCAAGACCGCGCCGGGTTCATCGTGAACTCGCTGCTGGTGCCGTACCTGCTCTCGGCGATCCGGATGATCGAGTCGGGCTTCGCCTCGGCCGAGGACATCGACCGCGGCATGGAGCTGGGCACGGCCCACCCGATGGGCCCACTGCGGCTGTCCGACCTGATCGGGCTGGACACGGTCAAGGCCATCGCGGACTCGATGTACGCGGAGTTCAAGGAGCCGCTGTACTCGTCACCGCCGCTGCTGCTGCGCATGGTGGACGCGGGCCTCCTCGGCAAGAAGACGGGCCGCGGCTTCTACTCCTACGGCTGA
- a CDS encoding DUF3073 domain-containing protein: MGRGRAKAKQTKVARELKYSSHETDFDALQRELSSNSSSDNHHEEPADSGYEDPYDDGYDEYRR; this comes from the coding sequence ATGGGGCGCGGCCGGGCTAAGGCCAAGCAGACGAAGGTGGCGCGTGAGCTCAAGTACAGCTCGCACGAGACCGACTTCGATGCTTTGCAGCGCGAGCTGTCGAGTAACTCCTCCAGTGACAACCACCACGAGGAGCCTGCCGACAGCGGGTATGAAGACCCGTACGACGACGGGTACGACGAGTACCGTCGTTGA